Proteins from a genomic interval of Magnetococcus sp. PR-3:
- a CDS encoding DsbA family protein, with protein MQKKTLFISSIILVAVGFAIAAMVVGQKTTAKKRDTATNNFSVMERASAPVKGPGDAEVTIVEFLDPACETCAQFYPLVKEIMGHYRGQVRVMVRYAPLHAGSDQVVKMLEAAHLQGKFWPALEQLFSTQNRWVVHHQSQPMRALALLGDVPGLDLEKLGNDMNGARVNAAIAEDVAALQALGVKATPEFFVNGKPMPSFGLPQLQHLVAEAIQAAN; from the coding sequence ATGCAAAAGAAAACGCTGTTTATCAGCTCCATAATCCTCGTGGCAGTTGGTTTTGCCATTGCTGCAATGGTTGTCGGTCAGAAAACTACCGCAAAGAAACGGGATACTGCGACCAATAATTTCTCTGTAATGGAGCGTGCCAGCGCCCCCGTCAAAGGGCCGGGTGACGCCGAGGTAACCATTGTCGAGTTTCTGGATCCGGCATGTGAAACCTGTGCTCAATTCTATCCTCTGGTCAAAGAGATCATGGGGCACTATCGGGGCCAAGTCCGCGTCATGGTGCGTTATGCTCCACTGCATGCCGGTTCTGATCAAGTTGTGAAAATGTTGGAAGCCGCTCATCTTCAAGGAAAATTCTGGCCGGCTCTGGAACAACTCTTCAGCACCCAAAACCGATGGGTCGTGCATCATCAATCCCAGCCCATGCGCGCTTTAGCCCTTTTGGGTGATGTGCCTGGGTTGGACCTTGAAAAACTGGGCAATGATATGAACGGCGCCCGGGTCAATGCGGCGATCGCAGAAGATGTGGCTGCACTTCAGGCATTGGGCGTTAAAGCAACACCGGAATTTTTTGTAAACGGCAAGCCCATGCCAAGTTTTGGTTTGCCGCAACTGCAACACCTAGTTGCAGAAGCAATCCAAGCAGCTAACTGA
- a CDS encoding disulfide bond formation protein B, with amino-acid sequence MEMDKKNQVDKTITTGWLWLFAAWLVATLAMMGSLFFSEILDVPVCELCWYQRILLYPLVPILALGLFPHDRGVVRYASPLVFIGWGIAFYQFLLVMGGIPESIQPCKAGIPCSETHMKILGFINIPMLSLFTFTVLLVLLGMAHGKK; translated from the coding sequence ATGGAAATGGATAAAAAAAACCAAGTGGACAAAACAATAACTACCGGCTGGTTATGGCTTTTTGCCGCATGGCTGGTTGCGACACTGGCTATGATGGGCAGCCTTTTTTTCAGTGAAATTCTTGATGTGCCCGTCTGTGAGCTATGCTGGTATCAACGGATTCTCCTCTACCCATTGGTGCCCATACTGGCTTTGGGACTCTTTCCTCATGATCGTGGGGTTGTACGGTATGCCAGCCCGTTGGTCTTCATCGGTTGGGGGATCGCCTTCTATCAATTTCTTCTTGTCATGGGGGGGATTCCAGAGAGTATCCAACCTTGCAAGGCTGGTATCCCCTGCTCTGAAACACACATGAAAATATTAGGGTTTATCAACATCCCAATGCTTTCCCTTTTTACCTTTACCGTCCTGCTCGTGCTTTTGGGGATGGCTCATGGAAAGAAGTGA
- a CDS encoding helix-turn-helix domain-containing protein has product MPTHGSLVIMLRTTKRWVRILRKALRERIDLVLTNILLRHQIIVLKRSGKRPEFRPFDRLIWIFSASVWSQWLGALEIIQPDTVKQWKRQGWQTVMADVEKNPGGRPPISKEIQQLIRRMAMENPLWEAPRIHGELLILSFQISESSVSRYLQRIPPGLRAMKWRTTFANQLVWLLNSTADSNACRLLYPAVTLP; this is encoded by the coding sequence GTGCCGACACATGGTAGTCTCGTCATCATGCTCAGAACAACAAAAAGGTGGGTACGAATTCTCCGAAAGGCACTCAGAGAGCGCATCGATCTCGTTCTCACTAACATCCTGCTGCGCCATCAGATTATTGTTCTCAAACGGTCTGGAAAACGTCCAGAATTCAGACCATTTGATAGACTCATTTGGATCTTCAGTGCTTCAGTTTGGAGCCAATGGCTTGGAGCACTTGAAATCATCCAACCCGACACGGTCAAACAGTGGAAGCGCCAGGGCTGGCAGACCGTCATGGCAGACGTTGAAAAAAATCCAGGTGGTCGACCACCAATCTCTAAAGAGATTCAGCAGCTCATCAGGCGCATGGCAATGGAAAATCCACTTTGGGAAGCACCAAGAATCCACGGCGAACTTCTCATTTTGAGCTTCCAGATCTCTGAATCATCTGTTTCCCGATACTTGCAACGGATACCTCCTGGTTTGCGGGCTATGAAGTGGCGCACCACCTTTGCCAATCAACTGGTGTGGTTGCTCAATTCTACTGCTGACAGTAATGCCTGTCGCCTTCTCTACCCAGCAGTCACACTACCTTAG